A stretch of Kryptolebias marmoratus isolate JLee-2015 linkage group LG24, ASM164957v2, whole genome shotgun sequence DNA encodes these proteins:
- the bsg gene encoding basigin isoform X2, protein MKLLWALAALLLSSWRADATTAGFIKSPLSQMKLINDSAELHCEVIGNPIPEVQWWFIEGEEPNETFTQLFDGARNDSVRINATYIAHATSTIRLTSLSLDDTGTYECRASNDPERNDLRKTPKIKWIRSQANIIVIESPTIITEPTEVSNQTSSILSCNLTDSSLPIKGSYWTHNGKHIEESESDASSPYTIYRLDKITYHSGGLYECVFKTEPPVKETIEVKTLPHVGAYKHSEHGNEMDKGVLTCVAHGHPLPTDWVWFKEEDGTHKGIFNGTGDRYEIKSTPNKTILSINDLSIEKDIGNYICTGTNELGASSDKIYLRVRSRLAALWPFLGIVAEVIILVTIIFIYEKRRKPDEVIDDDDSGSAPLKSNSTTNHKDKNVRQRNSN, encoded by the exons ATGAAGTTGCTGTGGGCTTTAGCGGCCCTGCTGTTGAGCTCTTGGAGAGCCGACGCGACCACAG CGGGTTTTATTAAGTCTCCCCTCTCTCAGATGAAGTTGATCAATGACAGTGCCGAGTTGCACTGTGAGGTGATAGGGAACCCCATCCCTGAAGTGCAGTGGTGGTTTATAGAGGGCGAAGAGCCCAATGAAACTTTCACCCAGCTGTTTGATGGGGCACGAAACGACTCTGTTAGAATAAATGCCACATACATAGCACACGCTACCAGCACCATTCGCCTCACCAGCCTCAGCCTTGACGACACAGGCACGTACGAGTGCCGCGCATCAAACGACCCTGAGCGCAATGATCTGAGGAAGACGCCCAAAATCAAGTGGATCCGCTCACAAGCAAACATTATTGTGATTGAAA GCCCAACAATCATTACTGAACCTACTGAGGTCAGCAACCAGACATCAAGTATTCTCAGCTGCAACTTGACTGACTCTAGCCTTCCCATCAAGGGCTCCTACTGGACACACAATGGAAAACACATTGAGGAATCTGAGTCTGATGCTTCCAGTCCTTATACGATTTACCG TTTGGACAAGATCACCTATCATTCTGGTGGActgtatgaatgtgtttttaagaCTGAGCCACCAGTGAAGGAAACAATAGAGGTTAAAA CACTTCCCCATGTTGGCGCTTACAAGCACTCCGAGCATGGCAATGAGATGGACAAAGGTGTGCTGACCTGCGTGGCTCATGGTCATCCCCTCCCCACTGACTGGGTCTGGTTTAAAGAGGAGGACGGCACTCACAAG GGTATTTTCAACGGCACAGGTGACCGATATGAGATCAAGAGCACCCCTAACAAAACCATACTGTCCATCAACGACCTGAGCATTGAGAAGGATATTGGAAACTACATCTGCACTGGAACCAACGAACTCGGCGCCAGCAGTGACAAGATCTACCTGCGCGTCCGCAGTCGCTTGGCCGCTCTCTGGCCCTTCCTGGGCATCGTGGCTGAGGTCATCATCCTCGTGACCATCATCTTCATCTACGAGAAGAGGAGAAAGCCCGACGAGGTCATTGATG ACGATGACTCAGGATCTGCTCCTCT GAAGAGCAATTCTACCACCAACCACAAGGACAAGAATGTGAGGCAAAGGaattcaaactaa
- the bsg gene encoding basigin isoform X1 has translation MKLLWALAALLLSSWRADATTGPTIITEPTEVSNQTSSILSCNLTDSSLPIKGSYWTHNGKHIEESESDASSPYTIYRLDKITYHSGGLYECVFKTEPPVKETIEVKTLPHVGAYKHSEHGNEMDKGVLTCVAHGHPLPTDWVWFKEEDGTHKGIFNGTGDRYEIKSTPNKTILSINDLSIEKDIGNYICTGTNELGASSDKIYLRVRSRLAALWPFLGIVAEVIILVTIIFIYEKRRKPDEVIDDDDSGSAPLKSNSTTNHKDKNVRQRNSN, from the exons ATGAAGTTGCTGTGGGCTTTAGCGGCCCTGCTGTTGAGCTCTTGGAGAGCCGACGCGACCACAG GCCCAACAATCATTACTGAACCTACTGAGGTCAGCAACCAGACATCAAGTATTCTCAGCTGCAACTTGACTGACTCTAGCCTTCCCATCAAGGGCTCCTACTGGACACACAATGGAAAACACATTGAGGAATCTGAGTCTGATGCTTCCAGTCCTTATACGATTTACCG TTTGGACAAGATCACCTATCATTCTGGTGGActgtatgaatgtgtttttaagaCTGAGCCACCAGTGAAGGAAACAATAGAGGTTAAAA CACTTCCCCATGTTGGCGCTTACAAGCACTCCGAGCATGGCAATGAGATGGACAAAGGTGTGCTGACCTGCGTGGCTCATGGTCATCCCCTCCCCACTGACTGGGTCTGGTTTAAAGAGGAGGACGGCACTCACAAG GGTATTTTCAACGGCACAGGTGACCGATATGAGATCAAGAGCACCCCTAACAAAACCATACTGTCCATCAACGACCTGAGCATTGAGAAGGATATTGGAAACTACATCTGCACTGGAACCAACGAACTCGGCGCCAGCAGTGACAAGATCTACCTGCGCGTCCGCAGTCGCTTGGCCGCTCTCTGGCCCTTCCTGGGCATCGTGGCTGAGGTCATCATCCTCGTGACCATCATCTTCATCTACGAGAAGAGGAGAAAGCCCGACGAGGTCATTGATG ACGATGACTCAGGATCTGCTCCTCT GAAGAGCAATTCTACCACCAACCACAAGGACAAGAATGTGAGGCAAAGGaattcaaactaa